The following is a genomic window from Schistocerca gregaria isolate iqSchGreg1 unplaced genomic scaffold, iqSchGreg1.2 ptg001104l, whole genome shotgun sequence.
TAAGCTCTCCGAGGCCTCGAGGGGCGCGACGGGCCACGGGGCGACGCCTAGCGGAGGTCGCGGACGAGCCGCGCGTAGGCGTTGCTGTAGGAGAGCGACAGGTCCGGGTCGAGGCGCGCCTTCAGCCACTGGAGGTGGTGGAAGGTGAAGGCGCGAGATACCGGGTTGTGCGGCCAGGAGTCGTCGGCAAGGCAGTGCTCCAGCAGGAATGCCTGCACCGCCGTCCTCGCATCTGAGATGAGCGAGAGGAGGCTGGGCGGCGGCTGGGCGACGGACAGCTGATTGGACGCGATGAGGGATATGGACACAGGCGGTGCGCGTCGATCGCACTGAACGATTTGGCTGCAGATGTACGACAGCGATCGCACGACCTCGAGGCGTTTGGACGAAGACAAAATGGTACTCCATTGACTCGTGACGAAGCAGAGGACCTGACAAGTCCTGGTGAGGTCGCGGTGCGGGTCCAGCTGCGCGTCGACCGCCCGTCGGACATACGACGCCGGCGAGGTCACCAGATGCAGGTAGTCGTATCGCCGAGGTCTGACGGCGCTCTGCAGCGGCGCGTCGAGGAGGGCGGAATAGCACTGAAGCGCGTCCGAAAATGCggcttttttttttcgaaatatttTGTACCAAGAACAAATCAGCGAGAACAGCGCGTCCTGCCTGGCCGGTCCCAGCACGAGGTGCGCGGACGATTGGCAGTCCGGAGACTCCACGCACGCCTGGTAGACCGCCTTATCAAGCGCGTAGGGACACACTTGGACGGCCTGCTTCAGAATGGACTTGGACCTCCTGGACGAGGAGAGCCAGCTGAGGTCGCACATGTAGAAGAACGTCCAACACAGGAGCTTGAGCTTGTCCACGAACGCACTGACGGAGTAAAACTTGTGCTCCTGTCCGGACAGGAGCCAAGCATACGCTTCCCCGTCGAGGTGGAACGGGAGCCTGTCAGCCGCTATGACACTCCGACATATGCGGTCTATGACCTGCAACGAGTGCTCCAAATAAAAATTCCTAACGCAGAGCAAGCCGAGGAGCTGCTTGGGCAGCCTCGCCACCAAAAGGTCCGGACTCGCCTCCGTGTCGGCCAAAAAAACAATTTTGATTTGCTGAGAATAAAAATGCGTAATTCGAATAAAACTGTGCAAAACCGCGTCGGAAAAGTTCAAGTCCTCTAACAACAAGACCAATGTGGGCTGGCGAACCGACTCCTCCTTCTCCGAATACGCGCTGAAGGCGTCGATCACGTCCTGGTAACTCGCGTTCGACGACCCTCTAGACGCCGGATTCACCTGTCTCCCCAACTCCGTCATCAGGTAGTTCAAAGTTGGACACGAGTCCGACCGCAAATGCACCACGAAGTAATGGCTCCTCCTTTTCAACCTCTCTCCTAGCAATCGAAACCACTCTCGCGCGTCCGACTTCGATGCGCCCAGAGATATCCACGCGCACGACATTTCGCGACTCAGCCAATCATAGCTCGACGAAGCCCTATCGACATACATCGTCACACAAGACAAAGATTGTTCGTACACTTCCTCGGTTAAATTCTTGATCGCTACCTGGCACTCATCCCACACCTCTCCCATCCTTCTCATTCTTTCCCTCATCAGCCACTCGCTCTCGTCGCTATACAGGCGCTCGAACTCTGCCTCGATGATCGTCGACTCGTCCTCTTCCTTCTTCGTTCCGCTCCTGCCTCGACCCTGCACCGTGAACACTCCACGGCCCGACGAGTGCGTCGTGGCCCCGTCTAAGTCGCGGTCTTTCTTGCGTCCGAGGCCACATGCGTCAATATTCACTTCTCCGTGCAACCTCCAACACCCCCGCCCTCGCTGCCGTACCCGTCATGTTGGCGCTCCTCGTCGCCTGTCCTGGCTGGGCCGCGCAATCCTGCTCCTCGTCACTCGAAAAAGACAGCAAGTCgtaggccttctgcgccccgcccGTAGCGGTGACTGAGTGCATCTCGGCCTAACCCCTCCGcttcacacacgcgagacagatgcggCCAATGCGCTCTGATCCACACCAACACTAATCGAAAATGACATTCCCGCGCCTTTCTTCTCGACACACATACAACTTTTTGATACACACGCGGGCCCCACCCCAAACTCCCCCTCTCCAACCCCCCCTCTCCACCTGCGCCCACCACTTCGCACCTGCTCGCACAAATGCcgctacacacgcgagacagatcccccCCCACTCAGCCCCCTCCCTCTGCTCgagcaaccaaaaaaaaaaatatttttttcctattttttttcgCCCAATCTGCACAACCCTCCTCGGCCAGCTCCCCAGCACTTCCCCTGTGGGCCATGTTCCAAACCTCCGCTTTCAAAAACCTAAAACCCAGGCATGCGACCTCCTCACCCCGTCCGGCTGCAACTCCCAACGTACGCACCGCGATCCTTCAACACGAAAACTCCTTAAATCCCtgaatttattcttttttttcacaGATCTCGCGCCCTCTATTTGTCCTCCCCAAACTGCCCTACAAAATCGATTGCGGCCTGTCTCCTCTGTGGAGCCCCAAGGAGATAAATATCCACTATAACAAACTGCACTTGGGATACGTCATCAAAGCCAACCACTATGTCGAACGTACGTCTCTCCCCTCCATTCCCCTAAACGAAGGAACAACTGACCTCTCAATTCACCAGCCTCCAGGTTTGAACTCCTGCCGCTCGACGACGTCGTCCGTCGCAGCTCGAAAAAAATAGTAGACGCTCAAATCAACGCGTTCTGCTCCCATCTGTGGAACCACAACTTCATGTGGAACACCCTAACGCCCTCCTATAGACCACCTTCCGAAACCATGATGGAGAACTTTCGTGTACACTTCAACGGCTTCGAGTCTTTCAAAAAACGCGTACGGCACCTCAGcacttccccccccccttttctcctctgaactctctctcacccccccagAAGTTCACCAAGTATGCTCTCGCCCTCCATGGATGCGGCAACACCTGGCTCGTCGACATGGACGGACAATGGGAAATCATAAACACCTACAACTCCCAGTGCGCTCTGTCAATTCCAAAGGCAGTTCCCTTGCTCATCCTCGACCTGTGGGAACATGCCTACTACGGCGACTACGAAGACAGACGACCGGAGTACATAGAGAACTGGTGGAAAGTAGTCAATTGGAACTACGTCGAAGAAAAATGGAAAAGCATCGATCGCACTGTGGAACACGTTTATGATTAAAATTTTTTCTCTGCGACAAAAAAAAACCGATACGATGGCTTGTATCGCGCGTTCAGTGTACATAAATTCGCGAATTTTTTTTCAATTCCCACATTGATGAATGACGTCGTGTTTTTCTGCGTAGTCCTGAGCCAGCTCGCGAAGCCTGCTCAAATAGTGATCGAGGTTCACGTGCAGACACCGATACCTGCACTGTTCGGCAGAGGCCGTATAGGCATGCAATACTCGGCTTCAAAAAAAACATCAGGAACTTCTTTCAGCTGTGCGCACCCACCACCTCTTCTGCGTACCGATTGTTGACAACGAGGACTTCTCCAGGTTGCATCGAGTGGCAGACAACGTATTCCGGATCACTAATCATCTAACATAAacggtcagaaaaaaaaaaataaaacaaaaaccgcGCGCAACGAACCATTGAGAAGTTTTTTTTCGCTTCGTAGTAAACTTCAACAAATTCTGGGTATATGTTGAGAACTCCCTCGTACGGGGGCGACCAACATATTCCCCTCACTTCAGAATTGTATACGCCAATAATAGGATGTCTGCTCTCTTTTAGTCGGCTCTATCCTTCGCGAAATCACCAAAAAAATTCAGCAACGTACGCATACAAAAGGCGGTGACGTTCGCCCATGGACTCGAACGGCTGTCTGAGAAGGCTGAGCAGCTCGAAATGTGCGGGGGCATTTTTCCTCAAGTTTTGCGCCAGTCGAAACCCATCCAGGAATTTGGCCTCTCCGCCGTCGCTCAGACATTGTACGATTTGAATTCCCGGAGGAGATTCGTAATAACACATGTCCTGATGAGGAGACGAGAGTTCCGAGTCTTGGACGTCTGGAGTTGTCAGCGTGACGTCTTGCACGCCTTCATAAGTCATGAAGTTTTCAGACGCCAGCTTCGAGGCCAAATCGCGCACGACGTTTTCGCCGGTTCCTGATTGTCTGACGACGGCGACTCCGAGAAGGTTGACATCGCTGAGAAGACGATAGAGAGCTTGAAATTAGTCAGAATgaaagctgcaaaaaaaaaaaaaagcgtacttCTTTCGTCTTCTAGAATTGAACGGTATTCGTAGGTTGGCATGCCGTGATTTTGGAATTCTTCCTTGTTCCAAGAAATGGGCGCAGTTTCTAGTTGGAGACTCCTCTGTGCGGTGGCGGAGTAGTCGTTCCGTCTCAGCCAGTCGACTTCGTGCCTTTTTGGTCAGTACTCTGACTTGTCGAAAAAAAATTTTGTCGAGAGGGGCCGTACGCGGATAGATGGATCGAAGTCCGTCATCCCAGGCAACTTCCAGGGTGTTTGCAATGCTTGAGGCGGATAGAAATGAGTCGTGGTGTCTAGGGTATAGCAACTATTTTTTTTTGCGTACATGGCCGTTTTGACAGGTCCAGTTTTGGGCGGCGATAAATTCAAAGCGTTTGTTTTTAATTTAGACGCGTTTGTTGCCTTTTGGCAATGGTCTCTCAGCCAATTCCAATGAAACTGTCCTCGATGTGTTAGCACGCAATACGTGCGGTTCGGAAACGCCGAAAAGTCCGGCTTTGACGACAGTACCTGACTGGTCCGCTGGTCGCTCCACGTGACATGAAGTGATCTCGATCGGGACTCGAGGTGCAGGATCGTCGGCTCGACAGACGCGGTAATCGACAGCTGTCTCCCGATGTAGGCTCTCGGGCGCGGGGGGGGGCCAGCGAGTTGGCTTGCACGCGAAGGCACTTTGACGTGGCCGCACGACGAGCGTGGGCGCACTTGAGACAAGCGAAGGCGCGCTTCTCGAGAGACGTGAAACATGGTCGCCAAAAGAGGGCTAGAATGAGGGgacacagaataaaaaaaaaggagcGGCGAAGGTCCGCTGTCTGTTGTCGAAAAGCGGGTAGAGCTTCGCTACTGAAGGACGGCACGCGAGGCGCGCGGCGTGTCGAGAGACACCAGACGAACTGGGTCCGCCTGTGTGTGGAACAAGGGAACGTGATGCGTCAAAATAACTCGCGGCGGAAGGAGAGAATCAGAGAAAAGATATTTGCCGCTGCGCTGCGCATTTGACAAGTAGCCGTTAAGTAGCCGTTGTTAAAAACGAATTACTTTGATAGACCCGTTTTTTTCTCCAGTGTTAGGCAGACTGAGTTAGAGTATGAAAAGCAGCCGGTTGCTCGCTTGCGAGGAGCAGACGTTGAAGGAGTTAGAGTTGGTTTGGGACGAAATTGGGCTGTCGCGCGCCCTGAGAGAAGAGCATTACGAGCACTTGATGTGCGAGGTAGAGGGCGTCTATAAGAATTTGCTGCGCCAAGAGCGCAATGTGCGCGAGCAATACAGGCGAAGCATAGAGGCTTACACGAACCAGATCAAAAGTCTCGGAAAGGCCATGGACTTGTCGCCGGAGGAAGTAGAGAGTGCCCTAGTGACTGGGGATCAGGGTTCGTTGGTGACCATTTACGATGCGCTTTCGAAGAGCCTCGGCAGGATGGCGAAGGTACGAGACAGGCGCGTCCTGCAGAGACAGCCGCGCGACGCGACACGAAGCGTGTGTGTACGTGTATTCGTAGGGATTGACTTTTTTTTTGAAGTTGAAGGAGGAGCGCTTTGAGGCAATCAGAGGGGCGCTGGTGAGGATATGCAAATTGGAGTTGGAGCTGGAGCGTCCAGTGAGGGTGTTCGGGTATTTTTCGGAGTTGACGTCGGCGGGTACGAGGGGGTTTGGGGAGGAAATGTCGCTGGAGACGTTGGAGAAGTTGGAGTCTAATGATGTGCAGGACCTCTCGCTGGGGATGTTGGAGAAGCTAAGGGGCGTGCtgttggaggaggagggggagaaggagaaggTAGAGCGGAAGGTGAACAAGTTAAAGAAGGAGATCGTTGAGTTGTGCTCAGAACTGGGTGAGGCGGTAGAGCTTTATATACCCGAGGCGCCGGAGTCGGTATCGAGGGTGTCACCCAAATACGTGTTGATGTTAGAGGAGATGGCGTCGTCATTGAAGAGCGTGAGGGTGAGGAGGGAGTTGATTATTCGTGATCATCAAAACAGAATTGAAGCGTTATGGAATTTACTTGAAGTGCCGGAAAGTTACAGGAAGGAGTTTTTAGAAAAGCGCATGGACTATTCGCTATCTGCGATTCGCGTTTGTGAAAGAGAGTTGGAGTCGTTGAGTGCCAGGCGTCAGTCCAAGATTGAAGAGATGGTAGCTGAGCTCAAAGTGAAAATTCGAGCTTATTGGAACCAGTTAGGGATTTCGGAGTCCGAGCGACTGTTGTCTGAGAGCTGTTTTGCCGATCAGGCGAACGAAGGTACATTAGAGCATTTGAAGACGTTGGCGTCTCAGTTGGAACACAAGGTTTCTTTGGCCATTCCGATTATCAATCGAATAAAAAAGAGAAATTATCTGCTTCAGGAGAAGGCGCAGTTAGAGGTCATGACAGCCGACCCCAAGCGTCTTTTGTCCAAGAAGGCGTCTAATTTGAAGCAAGAAGAGCGTCTAAGAAAGCGTGTTTCTACGCTCCCCAGCGAGACCGCGACGCTGGTTCAAGCTCTAGAGCGTTGGGCTCAGGAAAACAGCGGTGAGAGATTTATGTTTGAAGGCAAGGACTATCTTAGCTATTTGATAGAACAAATAAAGCTTGAACACGAAGAAGCGCTTAGAGAAAAAGAGAATCGCAAAGCTCGACTTGGTCTTCTTTCTACGCCCAAGTCTAAAAATGCTTCTTCTCGCACTGCGCTTTCGTCTGTTAATTCGGTTTGTCCTCATACACCTACTCCTTGTCGACGGCCTTCGTCTAGGGTGGCTTACACGCCCTCGCAGCCCTCCCGTCCGCCGTACCATTTTCTCACGCCCAGACATTTGCCGCGGCACGAGTATTGCGCAGAGCCCATTCCCTACGCTTCGTCGGTTGCCGCGCCGTCCGAGTTTTAGCGTTTCATAAAGCGTCcctattttgtgaatattttttgcACGCGAGGTTgacagtttgtttttttttttccgcgGTCGGCTTGCCGTGTCCGCGCGGGGGGGGGAGGGCGCTCGTTGGTGCCTGGGCGGGCACCGTGCGCGCGCGGCGGGTGCGGTGTtgttttttcactgtggtttttttGTGTATTTTCTCGATACtggggtgtgattttttttttgtggagggTTGGCGGCAGTGTTAGCTCCGGGCTAGAGTGCGCAACATACGAACGCAGTCGCGGCCGAGGCGGTCTAGTTCTGGTTCAGCGGTTTGCAGTGTGCTTAATACATTGAGGCGTTGAAGCAGGTTATTGCGGGAATTGACGAGGAAGAGGAGGGCAGGATGGCGGGCGGAGTTTCCGGGCGAAAGCCGCTAGACGGCGTCGAGCAGATCAAGTCTTTGTTTCCGGAGGACGAGGGGGTGACCAGGAGCGTCATCGGCTTGGTTCTGGGCCAGAACGAGGGATGCATGGAGGACGCCTACGATACGCTGTTCGCCCTGAGACACGATCCGGAGGCCATTCGACAGCTTCGGGAAATGTCTAGAGAGCAGAGGGAGCAGGTATGCGAGAGTTTTTTTTGACATGTGGGGGGTTGAGGAGGGGGGTGCTGACCGAGTTTGCGCGTGGTTTTAGCATGCTAGGGAGTGCGTTGAAGAGTTCCACGAGTCGGTGTCGGCGCGTCAGGAGAGAGTGAGGGAGGAGGCCGCGAGGCTGGGGAGGGACGTGGAGAGTCTGGAGCGCGTGAATGAGAGTCTGCGCGACCATTGCAGAGAGAAGAGAGAGCTTTTGGAGGGGATGATGAAGGGGTTGAGGGAGGTGGAGGAGCGTCGAGTGGGCGGCCCCGAGGCGTCTTTGCTTTTGAGTGAGATGAGGAGGCGGTTGTTGTTGTCGAACATGAGGCGAGCGGCGCCTTTGGGCGAGAGCGAGGAGGGGTCGTCCGCGGACGAGTCGGGCGAGAAGGAGGAGGAGAGTCGATTGGACCGGGGAGGGGGGGACGTTTGGTTGGAAGAGAGAGATGAGGGCGTGGACGGGGTTAGATGTCGGATTGGCGAGGTGCTGCCGCTGAAGGTCGACTACGAGTACTTGCCTTTGTTGAACGGCAGGGGTGAGGACAATTTGGAGTCCGAGATAGAAGAGATGAGAGCCGAGTTGGAGAGGGCCTCGGACCTGCTCCGCCGATGCGAGACGAAGGCGAAGTACCAGAGGTGCGAGATAGAGCACCAGAAGTCGTTGTTGACCACGGCGACAGAGAGGCTGGCGAGGATGAACGCGAGGATGGAAAGTTTATTTTCTTTGGTTGTGGAGTATTTGGGGGATTGGGTCGCGATTAGTTGGGAGTTTCCTGATGCGGTGCAGCCTACCGCGAAGGATTGGATCGGGCTGTACAACTTTCGCGATTCGAGCGGGCGATATTTGACGTGTGCGTTGACAGATGGCAGGCGCCGTTCGTCTCACTTTTTCAAGCTCCCGTCGAGGCCGGGGCTGTACGAGGCGCGCTTGTTTCTGAATGGATCGTACGAGCCTGTGATGACGTCGTGTCCGTTTCGAGTTGGCCCGGAGGTGGAGCTCAAGGCGAGTTTGGAGAGAACAGAAAAGGGTGACATGTTAATTCGTTGTAATTTTTCTGTGTTGAGGGGCGACCTGTCAGACCGCGACTGGATTGGGCTGTACCGCGCGGACAAGCCGTCTCACCGGTGTTTGAGGTCTTACCCTCTGAACAGTCTCGGGCGCGTTGAGGACGAGGCGTCGAGTCTTGGCGGCTACGAGTACGAATTTCGGTTCTTCTCCGCCGTCTATGGCGACTTGGCCATAGCGACGAGCTCTCGCATCGCGATTCCCAGAACGGACTCCGTTCGCTTCGAAGTCCTCGAGCAGGACGCGAGTACGAACCAAGCGCGAACGGTTCGTTGCTTTTGGCGCCTCGTCACCGTCCGCCCCAGCGGAAAAGATTTGGTCCGCCTGGTCAAAGCGGCCGGCAATAATCGCCCCTCTGTCGAGGCCTCCAAACGACTGAACTCCTCCGAGTTCCTTGACTTCCTTCTGCCTCGCCTCCCCGGCCGGTACGTGCTGGAGTACTGGTCCCACCGCGTCCGCCGCGTCCCCGTCGCCGTCAGCGACCCCATCTTGATCGAGAACCTCGACCGCATCAGCCTGACCATGTCGGACGTCCGCGTGCTCACGGTCGACTTCTCTATTCACTCTGTCGACCTCACGCCCTCTTGCTGGATCGCCATCTATCCAGAAGACGCCGCGTCCTCCAGCAAAAAATGCGTCTCGTACCAGTACCTCAAGTTGGACGCCGTGGACAGAGAGTCGCGGAGCGGGCGGGTCATGTTCTCGCCTCCCCAACGCCCCGGCAAGTATCAAGCCAGGTTCTTCTCCAACTCCGGCTACCAGCACCTTGTCTGCAGCGAACCTCTCGAGATCACCTGACGGCCTACGCGTTCATCTCCTCCTCCGTCTCGGCAACCAAAGAATCTATCTCGCTGAACTGCCACTTCCACTTGACGTTGTACAAGAACGGCCTGGGGTCGTACCGGCTGTCGTCCGAAGAATGACTCTCCGCGTGGTAACTGGGCGTCAAAACAGTTGACTTGTGTCTGTTGGTGGCGTATCTGTAGAAGAACCGCTTTACCTTCTCCGCCACCTCTCTGGCAGTTTTGTCCCCCCAAATCCCCAAAAGTCGGCGGAACATGGAAACCGGGCCGCACAAGTGCTGCTTCCTCAGCCTGCCCATCACAGCCAACTCCTCGTAGCTTATCCCCATGTCCACCTCGTCCCTCTGCCTGCCCGTCTTCTCGTCGTACGGCTCCAACTCCGCCGTGGGCTCTGACTCGGCGACTTCCCGCAGCACCAGCCACTCGTACCTGTCGGACGCCCACACAAGAAACCCGCGTATGTTCACCTTTGAAATGCTACCTATCGGGTTGAGGTCCGCCGAACTGCAATCGTACTTGGTAAAGTACCCCTGTAACGTCTCGTCTAAGTTCCCGCTCCCCAGTACGAGCAAAGACGGATAGGAACGGTCCGCGTTTTCTGACTTTTCTTGCGACGGCGAGTCTCTGGCCCACACGGCGAGCTGAGCCATCGCGTATGACAGCACCATTCTCGACCTCGCCTGCATGTTCTGCAGGGCCAGGTTCTCTGCGGCCGTTCCCCCGTGCAGGCGGAACCTCGGCCTTCTGCTGCCCAGCGCGTGCGTCGTCGCCTTCTCGATCTCCGACGTGATAGCGTCGATCTCGAGGGTGCTGTGGCTCGTGTTCAACGTGCTGGCGACGCGGTCGGCGAGGTCGCGGCTCTCGGGCGACGAATTTTGCGACTGCATGTAGCATGTGTACAAAATTCTCTTGCACAACTCCTCGCTCGACCTCGGCAAGTCCTCTGTTTCGCTATATCGCCCTATGCGCTTCACATCTCGGACGACCCTCGGGTCGGCCCTGTCCAACCACTGCATGACCAACTTGCACATGATGGCCACGATGGTGGCCACGCACGCCGAGTCCGAACCGCCCGACAGCGGCAAGAAAAACCCTGACGCGCCCGAGCGCCTCAAGTAGCTCCAGAGCCAGCAGGCCGGGCCGAAAGCCATTTCTTGCTCGAGCTCGCAAAGCTCGACCTCGACCGGCTGGGACAGCCTTCGCGTGTAGAATGTGCCCCTTTTCGGCGGGTGCGTCAAGCTGAAGTCGACCCTGACCTCCGGTATGTAGGGACGGTGAGAGGTGGCCTGCTCGCACCTAGAGTGTATCGAGGCGCGCGCGCTCCTCACGACCTGCAACTCGACGGTGGCGCTAATCACTTCACAGCTGTCAAGCGAGAATTGTCGTCCCTGCGCGAGCACCTCTCCATTGCAGACAATCATCGCGCACCCGTCGTAATAGAGCCTCCCTCCGTCGCAGCACTGCTGGTTCGCGTACAAATAGATGCCGCCCCCCTTGACGGTGGCGCTGCGAATCAAGTCGACGCGTTGCTTCAACTTCCCCAGCTGGTGGTGGGAGCCAGAGCCGTTGGCGAATATCTCGACACCGTGCAGGCCTAGCGACAGGTGAGGCGAATCGGGCACGAACAGCTCCTCACACATTTCAGACGCGAGCAACGTGTCGTTCAAACGAAGATACGCCCACCCAAAAAGAGCCTGCGCCTGTCCGGTCGCGTCTTGAATGCACTTCGGCAAAATTATCGACTCAATTCTTCTTGTTGTTTTCCAAGAGGCGAAGTACCTGGATTCCCGATAATTCCCGCTATCTGCCAAGTAGAGCTTCGGGCGAATCAGCAAAACCTTGGAATCGCAAATAAAAACGCGGCAATTATAGAGCACGCCTTGGTACAAAACTGGCATGCCCACGTCCACCAAAATGTCCTTAGTCAAATTCGGCGTCCTCAGAATCATTTCTAACGTTTCCCAACAGTGATCAACGGTGTCGGGCTCCAGGAAATGGTCTTCACATCCGTAGCCGCAGAGCTCTAGCTCGGGACCTAGACGATATCGAGCGCTACACCTCTACGTTAGCAAGCACGACGTGAGGACCCGCGAACGCGATGCGCGCGGGCGTTT
Proteins encoded in this region:
- the LOC126328229 gene encoding superoxide dismutase [Fe]-like — protein: MFQTSAFKNLKPRHATSSPRPAATPNISRPLFVLPKLPYKIDCGLSPLWSPKEINIHYNKLHLGYVIKANHYVEPSRFELLPLDDVVRRSSKKIVDAQINAFCSHLWNHNFMWNTLTPSYRPPSETMMENFRVHFNGFESFKKRFTKYALALHGCGNTWLVDMDGQWEIINTYNSQCALSIPKAVPLLILDLWEHAYYGDYEDRRPEYIENWWKVVNWNYVEEKWKSIDRTVEHVYD
- the LOC126328228 gene encoding trimethyllysine dioxygenase, mitochondrial-like isoform X2 → MFHVSREARLRLSQVRPRSSCGHVKVPSRASQLAGPPPRPRAYIGRQLSITASVEPTILHLESRSRSLHVTWSDQRTSQFHWNWLRDHCQKATNASKLKTNALNLSPPKTGPVKTAIIANTLEVAWDDGLRSIYPLDWLRRNDYSATAQRSLQLETAPISWNKEEFQNHGMPTYEYRSILEDERTLYRLLSDVNLLGVAVVRQSGTGENVVRDLASKLASENFMTYEGVQDVTLTTPDVQDSELSSPHQDMCYYESPPGIQIVQCLSDGGEAKFLDGFRLAQNLRKNAPAHFELLSLLRQPFESMGERHRLLYAHPIIGVYNSEVRGICWSPPYEGVLNIYPEFVEVYYEAKKNFSMMISDPEYVVCHSMQPGEVLVVNNRRVLHAYTASAEQCRYRCLHVNLDHYLSRLRELAQDYAEKHDVIHQCGN
- the LOC126328228 gene encoding trimethyllysine dioxygenase, mitochondrial-like isoform X1 — encoded protein: MFHVSREARLRLSQVRPRSSCGHVKVPSRASQLAGPPPRPRAYIGRQLSITASVEPTILHLESRSRSLHVTWSDQRTSQVLSSKPDFSAFPNRTYCVLTHRGQFHWNWLRDHCQKATNASKLKTNALNLSPPKTGPVKTAIIANTLEVAWDDGLRSIYPLDWLRRNDYSATAQRSLQLETAPISWNKEEFQNHGMPTYEYRSILEDERTLYRLLSDVNLLGVAVVRQSGTGENVVRDLASKLASENFMTYEGVQDVTLTTPDVQDSELSSPHQDMCYYESPPGIQIVQCLSDGGEAKFLDGFRLAQNLRKNAPAHFELLSLLRQPFESMGERHRLLYAHPIIGVYNSEVRGICWSPPYEGVLNIYPEFVEVYYEAKKNFSMMISDPEYVVCHSMQPGEVLVVNNRRVLHAYTASAEQCRYRCLHVNLDHYLSRLRELAQDYAEKHDVIHQCGN
- the LOC126328228 gene encoding trimethyllysine dioxygenase, mitochondrial-like isoform X3 codes for the protein MPTYEYRSILEDERTLYRLLSDVNLLGVAVVRQSGTGENVVRDLASKLASENFMTYEGVQDVTLTTPDVQDSELSSPHQDMCYYESPPGIQIVQCLSDGGEAKFLDGFRLAQNLRKNAPAHFELLSLLRQPFESMGERHRLLYAHPIIGVYNSEVRGICWSPPYEGVLNIYPEFVEVYYEAKKNFSMMISDPEYVVCHSMQPGEVLVVNNRRVLHAYTASAEQCRYRCLHVNLDHYLSRLRELAQDYAEKHDVIHQCGN
- the LOC126328211 gene encoding uncharacterized protein LOC126328211 isoform X2, with amino-acid sequence MKSSRLLACEEQTLKELELVWDEIGLSRALREEHYEHLMCEVEGVYKNLLRQERNVREQYRRSIEAYTNQIKSLGKAMDLSPEEVESALVTGDQGSLVTIYDALSKSLGRMAKLKEERFEAIRGALVRICKLELELERPVRVFGYFSELTSAGPLAGDVGEAKGRAVGGGGGEGEGRAEGEQVKEGDR
- the LOC126328211 gene encoding uncharacterized protein LOC126328211 isoform X1, whose translation is MKSSRLLACEEQTLKELELVWDEIGLSRALREEHYEHLMCEVEGVYKNLLRQERNVREQYRRSIEAYTNQIKSLGKAMDLSPEEVESALVTGDQGSLVTIYDALSKSLGRMAKLKEERFEAIRGALVRICKLELELERPVRVFGYFSELTSAGTRGFGEEMSLETLEKLESNDVQDLSLGMLEKLRGVLLEEEGEKEKVERKVNKLKKEIVELCSELGEAVELYIPEAPESVSRVSPKYVLMLEEMASSLKSVRVRRELIIRDHQNRIEALWNLLEVPESYRKEFLEKRMDYSLSAIRVCERELESLSARRQSKIEEMVAELKVKIRAYWNQLGISESERLLSESCFADQANEGTLEHLKTLASQLEHKVSLAIPIINRIKKRNYLLQEKAQLEVMTADPKRLLSKKASNLKQEERLRKRVSTLPSETATLVQALERWAQENSGERFMFEGKDYLSYLIEQIKLEHEEALREKENRKARLGLLSTPKSKNASSRTALSSVNSVCPHTPTPCRRPSSRVAYTPSQPSRPPYHFLTPRHLPRHEYCAEPIPYASSVAAPSEF
- the LOC126328219 gene encoding uncharacterized protein LOC126328219; this encodes MAGGVSGRKPLDGVEQIKSLFPEDEGVTRSVIGLVLGQNEGCMEDAYDTLFALRHDPEAIRQLREMSREQREQHARECVEEFHESVSARQERVREEAARLGRDVESLERVNESLRDHCREKRELLEGMMKGLREVEERRVGGPEASLLLSEMRRRLLLSNMRRAAPLGESEEGSSADESGEKEEESRLDRGGGDVWLEERDEGVDGVRCRIGEVLPLKVDYEYLPLLNGRGEDNLESEIEEMRAELERASDLLRRCETKAKYQRCEIEHQKSLLTTATERLARMNARMESLFSLVVEYLGDWVAISWEFPDAVQPTAKDWIGLYNFRDSSGRYLTCALTDGRRRSSHFFKLPSRPGLYEARLFLNGSYEPVMTSCPFRVGPEVELKASLERTEKGDMLIRCNFSVLRGDLSDRDWIGLYRADKPSHRCLRSYPLNSLGRVEDEASSLGGYEYEFRFFSAVYGDLAIATSSRIAIPRTDSVRFEVLEQDASTNQARTVRCFWRLVTVRPSGKDLVRLVKAAGNNRPSVEASKRLNSSEFLDFLLPRLPGRYVLEYWSHRVRRVPVAVSDPILIENLDRISLTMSDVRVLTVDFSIHSVDLTPSCWIAIYPEDAASSSKKCVSYQYLKLDAVDRESRSGRVMFSPPQRPGKYQARFFSNSGYQHLVCSEPLEIT